From the genome of Verrucomicrobiota bacterium, one region includes:
- a CDS encoding FecR domain-containing protein: MSKGNKDSEDSRRARIKQEASDWVIKQSFGLTAEEQDAFFEWLAADSEHAEFYATRQKTWKHLDILADWRPEHSLKPNPDLLDVATQSQNRWGKFIRLSFATAAVLTLGSVLWFSVLDDAFSTPKRLSLGEFARGYERHVLADGSTVELNLGSQASVKFDKSYRRVTLESGEAHFTIAKDVNRPFVVMANGVSVQAVGTIFNVRISEESVDVLVTEGRVRVDSRNFGEPVDELVPLEETIQELTAGQNTIINLKEEVPMTIVQTLSAAELETKLTWLKQVINFDAAPLSDIVFEFNRRNYRKIVIEDPSIEGTRLSVTIRPNNIDDFVELLELTSNIRAERIDNSVIILRSK, from the coding sequence ATGAGTAAGGGAAATAAAGATTCCGAAGATTCGAGAAGGGCTCGTATTAAACAAGAAGCATCCGATTGGGTGATCAAGCAGAGCTTTGGGTTAACTGCCGAAGAGCAGGACGCATTTTTCGAGTGGTTGGCCGCCGATTCCGAGCACGCCGAATTTTATGCAACCCGTCAAAAAACCTGGAAGCACCTCGACATCCTGGCTGACTGGAGGCCCGAGCATAGTCTAAAGCCAAACCCCGATTTGTTGGATGTAGCGACTCAAAGCCAAAATCGATGGGGCAAGTTCATCCGCCTTTCTTTCGCAACAGCCGCTGTTCTTACACTTGGATCTGTTTTATGGTTTTCCGTGCTGGATGATGCTTTTTCAACTCCTAAGAGACTTTCATTAGGTGAGTTTGCCCGCGGCTATGAAAGACATGTGCTTGCGGATGGTTCGACCGTCGAGTTGAACCTGGGGTCACAGGCTTCCGTCAAGTTCGATAAATCGTATCGTCGTGTGACACTTGAATCCGGCGAAGCGCACTTCACCATAGCAAAGGACGTGAATCGTCCCTTTGTGGTGATGGCAAACGGCGTTTCTGTGCAAGCAGTTGGAACTATTTTTAATGTACGTATCAGCGAAGAATCGGTTGATGTACTCGTGACCGAAGGCCGGGTAAGAGTTGACTCAAGAAATTTCGGCGAGCCTGTCGATGAGCTTGTGCCGCTTGAAGAAACCATTCAGGAATTAACCGCCGGTCAGAACACGATCATCAACCTGAAAGAAGAGGTGCCTATGACGATTGTTCAAACGCTTTCAGCGGCCGAACTTGAGACCAAACTCACCTGGTTGAAACAAGTCATCAATTTTGACGCGGCTCCCTTGTCGGATATCGTTTTTGAGTTTAACCGACGCAACTATCGAAAAATCGTAATCGAAGATCCCTCTATTGAGGGTACCAGGTTGTCCGTAACCATACGGCCAAATAATATTGATGACTTTGTTGAACTCCTGGAGCTCACTTCGAATATTCGGGCCGAGAGAATTGACAATTCTGTGATCATTCTACGATCCAAATAG
- a CDS encoding RNA polymerase sigma factor codes for MPPEYSEQSRWFSENLLPHEQMLRAWLRSRFSAQLDVDDVIQESYLRILQAHKKKPVKTPKAFLFATARNIALNMVRASTVRGAGDFKTVDDLDLLDDGEAIQETVARNQELESLTTAIQSLPQKCRQVFTLCKVYGMSPKEISEELNLSLPTIYRQLSIGVDKCADFMQSQGHFRIS; via the coding sequence ATGCCGCCCGAATATTCAGAACAAAGCCGTTGGTTTTCCGAGAATCTACTTCCTCACGAACAGATGCTCCGGGCTTGGCTGCGGAGTCGATTCTCCGCTCAGTTGGATGTGGATGATGTGATTCAGGAGAGTTACCTACGGATTTTACAGGCTCATAAAAAGAAACCAGTCAAAACACCCAAGGCGTTTCTATTCGCGACTGCGCGCAATATTGCCCTGAACATGGTTCGCGCTTCAACTGTCCGTGGGGCGGGAGACTTCAAGACGGTGGATGACTTGGACCTCTTGGATGATGGAGAAGCGATCCAGGAAACCGTTGCCCGAAACCAGGAATTGGAATCCTTGACCACAGCTATTCAATCCCTACCCCAAAAATGCCGCCAGGTGTTTACTCTGTGTAAAGTCTACGGGATGTCTCCCAAGGAAATTTCCGAAGAACTCAATCTGTCTCTCCCTACCATCTACCGCCAGTTGTCCATAGGAGTGGATAAGTGTGCAGATTTCATGCAAAGCCAAGGCCATTTTAGAATATCATGA